The Rattus rattus isolate New Zealand chromosome X, Rrattus_CSIRO_v1, whole genome shotgun sequence genome has a window encoding:
- the Plxna3 gene encoding LOW QUALITY PROTEIN: plexin-A3 (The sequence of the model RefSeq protein was modified relative to this genomic sequence to represent the inferred CDS: inserted 7 bases in 5 codons; deleted 2 bases in 2 codons; substituted 2 bases at 2 genomic stop codons), with translation MPTVCLLPLLFFTIGGCLGSSRPFRTFVVTDTTLTHLAVHRVTGEVFVGAVNRVFKLASNLTELRAHVTGPIEDNARCYPPPSMRVCSHRLVPVDNVNKLLLIDYAARRLVACGSIWQGICQFLRLDDLFKLGEPHHRKEHYLSGAQEPDSMAGVIVEQGQGPSKLFVGTAVDGKSEYFPTLSSRKLIDDEDSGDMFSLVYQDEFVSSQIKIPSDTLSLYPAFDIYYIYGFVSASFVYFLTLQLDTQQTLLDTAGEKFFTSKIVRMCAGDSEFYSYVEFPIGCSWRGVEYRLVQRPIWPSQAHIAPGLVLFDAXDVLFTIFSQGQKNRANPPRQTILCLFTLSSINAHIRRRIQSCYRGEGTLALPWLLNKELPCINTPMQINGNFCGLVLNQPLGGLHVIEGLPLLADSTDGMASVAAYTYHQHSVVFIGTRSGNLKKVRVDGSQDAQLYETVSVVQGTPILRDLLFSPDHRHIYLLSEKQVSQLPVETCEQYLSCAACLGSGDPHCGWCVLQHRCCREGACPGASAPHGFAEELNKCIQVXSPNNVSVTSSGVQLTVAMRNVPDLSLGVSCSFEEVTESEAILFSESXXHPSPSLQGAPDTSTRGSGATHTVRLQLLSMETGVRFAADFXFYNCSAPPSPTSPSRCMSCVGSPYPCHWCKYRHVCTSHPHECSFQEGRVHSPEGCPEILPRGDLLIPVGVMQPLTLRAKNLPQPQSGQKNYECVVRVQGRQHRVPAVRFNSSSVQCQNASYFYEGDEFGDTELDFSVVWDGDFPIDKPPSFRALLYKCWAQRPSCGLLPCKADPSIQLWLWCLPEHRCQLRVHCPAPKSNWMHPSQKGARCSHPRITQIHPLTGPKEGGTRVTIVGENLGLTSREVGLRVAGVRCNSIPTEYVSAERIVCEMEESLVPSPSPGPAELCVGDCSADFRTQSQQLYSFVTPTFDRVSPTRGPASGGTRLTISGTSLDAGSRVTVIIRDGECQFVRRDAEAIVCISPISTLGPSQAXSLLAIDHANISSTGVIYTYTQDPTVTHLEPTWSIIKISINGSPLPSTASFTYYPDPSFEPLGPSGVLDVKPGSHVVLKGKNLIPAAAGSSRLNYTVLIGGQPCALTVSDTQLLCDSPSQTGRQPVMVLVGGLEFWLGTLHITADRALTLPAMVGLAAGGGLLLLAITVVLVAYKRKTQDADRTLKRLQLQMDNLESRVALECKEAFAELQTDINELTNHMDGVQIPFLDYRTYAVRVLFPGIEAHPVLKELDTPPNVEKALRLFGQLLHSRAFLLTFIHTLEAQSSFSMRDRGTVASLTMVALQSRLDYATGLLKQLLADLIEKNLESKNHPKLLLRRTESVAEKMLTNWFTFLLHKFLKECAGEPLFLLYCAIKQQMEKGPIDAITGEARYSLSEDKLIRQQIDYKTLTLHCVCPESEGSVQVPVKVLNCDSITQAKDKLLDTVYKGIPYSQRPKAEDMDLEWRQGRMARIILQDEDITTKIECDWKRINSLAHYQVTDGSLVALVPKQVSAYNMANSFTFTRSLSRYESLLRAASSPDSLRPXAPMLTPDQEAGTKLWHLVKNHDHADHREGDRGSKMVSEIYLTRLLATKGTLQKFVDDLFETVFSTAHRGSALPLAIKYMFDFMDEQADQRQISDPDVRHTWKSNCLPLRFWVNVIKNPQFVFDIHKNSITDACLSVVAQTFMDSCSTSEHRLGKDSPSNKLLYAKDIPNYKSWVERYYRDIAKMASISDQDMDAYLVEQSRLHANDFNVLSALSELYFYVTKYRQEILTSLDRDASCRKHKLRQKLEQIITLVSSSS, from the exons ATGCCCACTGTCTGCCTTCTCCCATTGCTATTCTTCACCATAGGAGGGTGCCTGGGTAGCAGCAGGCCGTTTCGTACCTTTGTGGTGACAGATACCACACTGACTCACCTGGCTGTGCACCGAGTGACTGGGGAGGTGTTTGTAGGTGCCGTGAACCGAGTTttcaagctggcttcaaacctaACTGAGCTACGGGCCCATGTCACAGGGCCCATTGAGGACAATGCTCGCTGCTACCCACCCCCTAGCATGCGTGTGTGCTCCCACCGCCTGGTGCCTGTGGACAATGTGAACAAGCTGCTCCTCATAGACTATGCAGCCCGTCGCTTGGTAGCTTGTGGCAGCATCTGGCAGGGCATTTGCCAGTTCCTGCGTCTGGATGACCTCTTCAAGTTGGGTGAGCCCCACCATCGCAAGGAACACTATCTGTCAGGGGCCCAGGAGCCTGATTCCATGGCTGGCGTCATTGTTGAACAGGGCCAGGGGCCTAGCAAGCTGTTTGTGGGCACCGCTGTTGATGGCAAGTCTGAGTACTTTCCCACCTTGAGTTCCCGTAAGCTCATCGACGATGAGGACAGTGGAGATATGTTCAGTCTG GTGTACCAGGATGAGTTTGTCTCTTCTCAGATCAAGATCCCTTCAGACACACTGTCCTTGTACCCTGCCTTTGACATCTACTACATATATGGCTTTGTCAGTGCCTCCTTCGTGTACTTCTTAACATTGCAGCTGGACACCCAGCAGACACTGCTGGATACAGCAGGCGAGAAATTCTTCACATCTAAGATTGTGCGCATGTGTGCCGGGGACTCAGAGTTCTACTCTTACGTAGAGTTCCCTATTGGCTGCTCCTGGCGTGGTGTGGAGTACCGCTTGGTGCAGAGGCCCATCTGGCCAAGCCAGGCTCACATTGCTCCAGGTTTGGTGCTGTTTGACGC GGATGTGCTCTTCACCATCTTCTCTCAGGGCCAGAAGAATCGAGCCAACCCACCTCGGCAGACCATCCTTTGCCTCTTCACCCTCAGCAGCATTAATGCCCACATTCGGCGCCGAATCCAATCGTGCTACCGTGGGGAGGGCACGCTGGCCTTGCCCTGGCTGCTGAATAAGGAGCTGCCCTGCATCAACACC CCCATGCAGATCAATGGAAACTTCTGTGGGTTAGTGTTGAATCAACCATTGGGTGGCCTACACGTGATTGAGGGGCTACCCTTGCTGGCTGACAGCACTGATGGCATGGCCAGTGTGGCTGCCTACACCTACCACCAGCACTCTGTGGTTTTCATCGGTACACGCAGCGGTAATTTGAAGAAG GTGCGAGTTGATGGCTCTCAGGATGCCCAACTATATGAAACTGTCTCTGTGGTGCAGGGCACCCCCATACTTCGAGACCTGCTCTTCAGCCCTGACCACCGACACATCTACCTCCTGAGTGAGAAGCAG GTGAGCCAACTCCCGGTGGAGACCTGTGAGCAGTATCTGAGCTGTGCTGCATGCCTGGGCTCAGGGGACCCACACTGTGGTTGGTGTGTGCTACAGCACAG GTGCTGCCGTGAAGGGGCCTGTCCAGGTGCCTCTGCCCCACACGGCTTTGCAGAAGAGCTGAACAAATGTATACAAG GTTCGCCTAATAATGTGTCAGTGACATCCTCTGGGGTGCAG CTGACAGTAGCCATGCGCAATGTGCCAGACCTCAGTTTGGGTGTGAGCTGTTCCTTTGAGGAAGTGACTGAAAGTGAGGCTATTCTGTTCTCTGAGAGCTAATGACACCCTTCACCATCCCTTCAGGGAGCTCCAGACACCTCTACCAGAGGGT CAGGGGCAACTCATACTGTGCGgcttcagctgctctccatggaGACTGGTGTGAGGTTTGCTGCTGACT GCTTCTACAACTGCAGTGCTCCTCCCAGTC CCACTTCTCCCTCCAGGTGTATGTCCTGTGTTGGCAGCCCTTACCCCTGCCACTGGTGTAAGTACCGTCATGTGTGCACCAGCCACCCACACGAGTGTTCCTTCCAGGAGGGCAGGGTCCACAGCCCTGAG GGCTGCCCAGAGATCCTGCCTCGAGGGGACCTCTTGATTCCTGTGGGTGTCATGCAGCCTCTAACTCTGCGGGCTAAGAACCTGCCACAGCCTCAGTCAGGACAGAAGAATTATGAATGTGTGGTCCGTGTACAGGGGCGGCAACATCGGGTACCTGCAGTGCGCTTTAACAGCAGCAGCGTGCAGTGCCAGAATGCCTCG TACTTCTATGAAGGTGATGAGTTTGGTGACACTGAACTGGACTTCTCTGTGGTCTGGGATGGAGATTTCCCCATTGATAAGCCTCCTAGCTTCCGAG CCCTTCTTTACAAGTGCTGGGCTCAGCGGCCTAGCTGTGGCCTTCTGCCCTGCAAGGCTGATCCCTCGATTCAACTGTGGCTATGGTGCCTCCCGGAGCACAGGTGCCAGCTTCGGGTTCACTGCCCAGCTCCCAAAAGTAACTGGATGCACCCAAGCCAGAAGGGGGCCCGATGCAGCCATCCCCGAATCACCCAG ATTCACCCACTAACAGGACCCAAGGAGGGGGGCACCCGGGTCACCATTGTGGGTGAGAACCTGGGCCTCACTTCCCGTGAGGTTGGCCTTCGAGTAGCTGGTGTACGTTGTAACTCCATTCCCACCGAATATGTCAGTGCTGAAAG GATCGTATGTGAGATGGAGGAATCGCTGGTGCCCAGCCCATCACCTGGGCCTGCTGAGCTCTGTGTAGGTGATTGTTCTGCTGACTTCCGCACACAGTCCCAGCAACTCTACAGCTTTGTG ACCCCAACATTTGACCGTGTAAGTCCTACTCGGGGCCCAGCTTCTGGGGGAACTCGGCTCACCATCTCTGGAACTTCTCTGGATGCTGGCAGCAGGGTCACAGTTATTATAAGAGATGGAGAGTGCCAGTTTGTGAG GAGAGATGCTGAGGCAATCGTGTGTATCTCACCTATCTCCACTCTGGGCCCCAGTCAGG CATCACTCCTTGCCATCGACCATGCCAACATCTCCAGCACTGGAGTCATCTATACCTACACTCAGGACCCTACTGTCACACACCTTGAGCCCACCTGGAGCATCATCAA AATCTCCATCAAC GGCAGCCCGCTTCCCTCAACTGCTTCCTTCACCTACTAT CCTGATCCCAGCTTTGAACCACTTGGGCCCTCTGGTGTGCTAGATGTCAAACCTGGTTCGCATGTTGTATTGAAG GGCAAGAACCTGATCCCTGCTGCAGCTGGCAGCTCCCGCCTCAACTACACAGTGTTGATTGGAGGACAACCATGTGCACTAACTGTCTCAGATACTCAACTTCTGTGTGATTCCCCTAGCCAGACAGGCCGGCAACCTGTTATG GTGCTGGTGGGTGGCCTGGAGTTCTGGTTGGGCACCCTGCACATCACTGCTGATCGGGCACTGACCTTACCGGCTATGGTGGGGCTGGCAGCAGGAGGCGGGCTCTTGCTGCTGGCCATCACTGTTGTACTGGTTGCCTACAAGCGAAAGACTCAGGATGCAGACCGCACACTTAAGCGACTTCAGCTACAGATGGACAACCTGGAGTCTCGTGTGGCCTTGGAGTGCAAGGAAG CTTTTGCTGAGTTACAGACAGATATCAACGAACTGACAAACCACATGGATGGTGTGCAGATCCCCTTCTTGGACTACCGGACCTATGCTGTGCGCGTACTTTTCCCTGGCATTGAGGCTCACCCAGTGCTCAAGGAGCTGGAT ACTCCCCCCAATGTGGAGAAAGCCCTGCGCCTATTTGGACAGTTGCTGCACAGCCGTGCCTTCCTGCTCACCTTCATCCACACTTTGGAGGCCCAGAGCAGTTTCTCCATGCGTGACCGTGGTACTGTGGCCTCACTCACCATGGTGGCCCTGCAGAGTCGGCTTGACTATGCCACTGGGCTGCTCAAGCAACTGCTGGCTGACCTCATAGAGAAAAACCTTGAGAGCAAGAACCACCCAAAGCTGCTATTGCGCAG GACAGAGTCAGTGGCTGAGAAGATGCTCACCAACTGGTTCACATTCCTGCTGCATAAGTTCCTGAAG GAGTGCGCCGGGGAGCCACTCTTCCTGCTGTACTGCGCCATCAAGCAGCAGATGGAGAAAGGTCCCATCGATGCCATAACAGGCGAGGCCCGCTACTCCTTAAGTGAGGACAAGCTCATCCGTCAGCAGATCGACTATAAGACCCTG ACTCTGCATTGTGTGTGCCCGGAGAGTGAGGGCAGTGTCCAGGTCCCTGTGAAGGTTCTTAACTGTGATAGCATCACCCAGGCCAAAGACAAGCTGTTGGATACCGTGTACAAGGGTATTCCATACTCTCAGCGCCCCAAAGCTGAGGACATGGACTTGG AATGGCGCCAGGGCCGTATGGCCCGAATCATCCTCCAAGATGAGGACATCACTACAAAGATTGAGTGTGATTGGAAGAGGATCAACTCACTGGCTCACTACCAG GTGACTGATGGTTCCTTAGTAgcactggtgcccaaacaagtgTCTGCCTATAACATGGCCAACTCATTCACCTTCACCCGTTCACTTAGTCGCTATG AGAGTTTGCTCCGTGCTGCCAGCAGCCCAGATAGCCTCCGCCC AGCACCTATGCTCACA CCTGACCAGGAGGCGGGCACCAAGCTGTGGCATCTGGTGAAGAACCACGACCATGCTGATCACCGAGAGGGAGACCGTGGCAGCAAGATGGTCTCAGAAATATATCTGACAAGGCTGCTGGCCACCAAG GGCACGTTGCAGAAGTTTGTGGATGACTTGTTTGAAACTGTGTTCAGTACAGCCCACCGGGGCTCAGCCTTACCCTTGGCCATCAAGTACATGTTTGACTTCATGGATGAACAGGCTGACCAGCGCCAGATCAGTGACCCTGATGTGCGCCACACCTGGAAAAGCAACTG CTTGCCTCTGCGTTTCTGGGTGAATGTGATCAAGAACCCACAATTCGTGTTTGACATCCACAAGAATAGCATCACAGATGCCTGCCTCTCTGTGGTAGCCCAGACCTTCATGGACTCCTGTTCCACATCAGAGCACCGTCTGGGCAAGGACTCACCTTCCAACAAGCTG